In a genomic window of Bradyrhizobium ontarionense:
- a CDS encoding ABC transporter substrate-binding protein, protein MTHFPTDRRSLLKGGATLLAAAATMSAEDLLGYAKAWAQTSPFKPEPGAKINMMRWKRFVEAEDVAFMKIVDAFQKANNVTINISNESYDDVQPKASVAANTGQGLDMVWGLYTLPFLFSNKCVDMTDVADYLGKKCGGWSDSGKAYGMLDGKWIGIPVAATGGLVNYRISAAEKAGFKQFPKDLAGLSEFFKAMNKNGTPGGMALGHASGDANGWVHWALWAHGGNLIDKDNKVVINSPETAKALEYVKGLYDNFVPGTASWNDSSNNKAFLAGQLYATVNGISIYVTAKKEAPQIAEDMNHAHLPPGLDGKTREMHLGFPILVFNFSKYPQTCKAFTAFMLEPEQFNPWIEAAQGYLSHFLKAYDANPIWTVDPKNTPYREVAATATTPAGVGKLGEAAAAAIADFVLVDMFANYCTGREDVKTAMASAERSAKRIFR, encoded by the coding sequence ATGACTCATTTCCCCACTGACCGACGGTCTCTGCTCAAGGGCGGCGCGACCTTGCTGGCGGCTGCGGCAACGATGTCGGCCGAGGACCTGCTCGGCTACGCCAAGGCCTGGGCGCAGACCTCGCCGTTCAAGCCGGAGCCCGGCGCCAAGATCAACATGATGCGCTGGAAGCGCTTCGTCGAGGCCGAGGACGTGGCCTTCATGAAGATCGTCGACGCCTTCCAGAAAGCCAACAACGTCACGATCAACATCTCCAACGAATCCTATGACGACGTCCAGCCCAAGGCCTCGGTGGCGGCCAATACGGGGCAGGGGCTCGACATGGTGTGGGGCCTCTACACGCTGCCGTTCCTGTTCTCCAACAAGTGCGTCGACATGACCGACGTCGCCGACTACCTCGGCAAGAAGTGCGGCGGCTGGAGCGACTCGGGCAAGGCCTATGGCATGCTCGACGGCAAGTGGATCGGCATTCCCGTGGCGGCCACCGGCGGCCTGGTCAATTACCGCATCTCGGCGGCCGAGAAGGCAGGCTTCAAGCAGTTCCCGAAGGATCTCGCCGGCCTCTCCGAGTTCTTCAAGGCGATGAACAAGAACGGCACCCCGGGCGGCATGGCGCTGGGCCACGCCTCGGGCGACGCCAATGGCTGGGTGCACTGGGCGCTGTGGGCGCATGGCGGCAACCTGATCGACAAGGACAACAAGGTCGTCATCAACTCGCCGGAGACCGCCAAGGCGCTCGAATACGTCAAGGGCTTGTACGACAACTTCGTGCCGGGCACGGCATCGTGGAACGACAGCTCCAACAACAAGGCGTTCCTGGCCGGCCAGCTCTATGCGACCGTCAACGGCATTTCGATCTACGTCACCGCCAAGAAGGAGGCGCCGCAGATCGCCGAGGACATGAACCACGCGCATCTGCCGCCCGGCCTCGACGGCAAGACCCGCGAGATGCATCTCGGCTTCCCGATCCTGGTCTTCAACTTCTCGAAGTATCCGCAGACCTGCAAGGCGTTCACCGCGTTCATGCTGGAGCCGGAGCAGTTCAATCCGTGGATCGAAGCGGCGCAGGGCTACCTGTCTCACTTCCTGAAGGCTTACGACGCCAACCCGATCTGGACGGTCGATCCGAAGAACACGCCGTATCGCGAGGTCGCCGCAACCGCGACCACGCCGGCCGGCGTCGGCAAGCTCGGCGAGGCGGCTGCGGCCGCGATCGCGGATTTCGTCCTGGTCGACATGTTCGCGAACTACTGCACCGGACGCGAGGACGTGAAGACGGCGATGGCGAGCGCGGAGCGCTCGGCCAAGCGCATCTTCCGCTGA
- a CDS encoding carbohydrate ABC transporter permease: MSTIQTSLPARAAAIGEPSLWVRLSTNRNVIALWFMLPAAAFLILFLAYPLGLGVWMSFTDEKIGRSGVFVGLENYEWLWDDSIFWLSVFNTLLYTIVASAIKFAIGLYLALLLNRHMPFKAMIRAIVLIPFIVPTVLSAIAFWWIYDAQFSIISWSLTKLGLISHNINFLGDTSWARASVIIANIWRGVPFVAITLLAGLQTVSPSLYEAATLDGATSWQRFRYITYPLLTPIIAVVMTFSVLFTFTDFQLIWALTRGGPVNATHLMATLSYQRGIISGRLGEGAAIATAMIPFLMAAIAISWFGMQRRKWQQGSDQ; the protein is encoded by the coding sequence ATGAGTACCATTCAGACCTCGTTGCCCGCACGTGCGGCCGCTATCGGCGAGCCATCCCTGTGGGTACGCCTTTCGACCAACCGCAACGTGATCGCGCTGTGGTTCATGCTGCCCGCGGCGGCCTTCCTGATCCTGTTCTTGGCCTATCCGCTCGGCTTGGGCGTCTGGATGAGCTTCACCGACGAGAAGATCGGCCGCAGCGGCGTCTTCGTCGGGCTCGAGAACTACGAATGGCTGTGGGACGACTCGATCTTCTGGCTGTCGGTGTTCAACACGCTGCTCTACACGATCGTGGCGAGCGCCATCAAATTCGCGATCGGCCTCTATCTCGCGCTGCTGTTGAACCGGCATATGCCGTTCAAGGCGATGATCCGCGCGATCGTGCTGATCCCCTTCATCGTGCCGACCGTGCTGTCGGCGATCGCGTTCTGGTGGATCTATGACGCGCAGTTCTCGATCATCTCCTGGTCGCTGACCAAGCTCGGGTTGATCAGTCACAACATCAATTTCCTCGGCGACACCAGCTGGGCGCGCGCTTCCGTCATCATCGCCAACATCTGGCGCGGCGTGCCCTTCGTCGCGATCACGCTGTTGGCCGGTCTGCAGACGGTGTCGCCCTCGCTCTACGAGGCCGCGACCTTGGACGGCGCCACCAGCTGGCAGCGATTCCGCTACATCACCTATCCGCTGCTGACCCCGATCATCGCGGTCGTCATGACGTTCTCGGTGCTCTTCACCTTCACCGACTTCCAGCTGATCTGGGCGCTGACCCGCGGCGGCCCCGTCAACGCCACCCACCTGATGGCGACCTTGAGCTATCAGCGCGGCATCATCTCGGGGAGGCTCGGCGAGGGCGCCGCGATCGCCACCGCGATGATCCCGTTCCTGATGGCCGCGATCGCGATCTCCTGGTTCGGCATGCAACGGCGCAAATGGCAGCAAGGATCAGATCAATGA
- a CDS encoding carbohydrate ABC transporter permease: MTDTTLHTKAPTTAGTDESEGMSYLESLPRRLITLYLPLFIILVVLLFPFYWMGLTSIKPDEQLIDMEKYNPFWVVHPTFKHISKLLFETQYPRWLWNTMYVAVGATTLSIFASVLAAYAIVRLRFKGADTVGVLIFFAYLVPPSILFIPLASVIQAYGLFDSPLSLILVYPTLLIPFSTWLLMGYFKTIPFELEECALIDGASRWQILVKIVVPLAIPGLISAFIFSFTLCWNEFIYALTFLQSTPNKTVPVAIVNEFVDGDIYKWGSLMAGALVGSLPLVILYAFFVEHYVSAMTGAVKE; this comes from the coding sequence ATGACCGACACCACGCTGCACACAAAGGCGCCCACCACGGCCGGCACCGACGAATCCGAGGGCATGAGCTACCTGGAGTCGTTGCCGCGGCGGCTGATCACGCTCTATCTGCCGCTGTTCATCATCCTCGTGGTGCTGCTGTTCCCGTTCTACTGGATGGGCCTGACGTCGATCAAACCCGACGAGCAGCTGATCGACATGGAGAAGTACAACCCGTTCTGGGTGGTGCATCCGACCTTCAAGCACATCTCCAAGCTGCTGTTCGAGACGCAGTATCCGCGTTGGCTGTGGAACACGATGTATGTCGCGGTCGGCGCCACCACGCTGTCGATCTTCGCTTCCGTGCTCGCGGCCTATGCCATCGTGCGACTGCGCTTCAAGGGCGCCGACACGGTGGGTGTGCTGATCTTCTTCGCCTATCTGGTGCCGCCGTCGATCCTGTTCATCCCGCTGGCCTCGGTGATCCAGGCCTACGGCCTGTTCGACTCGCCGCTGTCCTTGATCCTGGTCTATCCGACGCTTCTGATCCCGTTCTCGACCTGGCTGCTGATGGGCTATTTCAAGACGATTCCCTTCGAGCTCGAGGAATGCGCCCTGATCGACGGCGCCAGCCGCTGGCAGATCCTGGTCAAGATCGTGGTGCCCTTGGCGATCCCCGGCCTGATCTCGGCCTTCATCTTCTCGTTCACCTTGTGCTGGAACGAGTTCATCTACGCGCTGACCTTCCTGCAGTCGACGCCGAACAAGACGGTGCCGGTCGCGATCGTCAACGAGTTCGTCGACGGCGACATCTACAAATGGGGATCGCTGATGGCCGGCGCCCTGGTCGGCTCGCTGCCGCTCGTGATCCTTTACGCCTTCTTCGTCGAGCATTATGTGTCGGCCATGACCGGCGCGGTGAAGGAGTAG
- the denD gene encoding D-erythronate dehydrogenase — protein sequence MHILVLGAAGMVGRKLVERLVRDGRLGNSAITRMTLQDIVAPAKPDTSIAVETVAGDFAVAGFAEKLVAARPDVIFHLAAIVSGEAEFDFDKGYRINLDGTRMLFDAVRLIGDGYKPRLVFTSSIAVFGAPFPDAIGDEFVNAPLLSYGTQKAIGELLLADYSRRGFFDGVGIRLPTICIRPGAPNKAASGFFSNILREPLAGKEAVLPVSEDVRHWHATPRSAVGFLLHAATMDTGKIGPRRNLTMPGLSATVGEQIAALKRVAGDAVAARIRREPDPFIVGIVAGWPRNFEAKRARELGFTTEEKTFDDIIRIHIEDELGGKFVA from the coding sequence TTGCATATTCTCGTTCTCGGCGCCGCCGGCATGGTCGGGCGCAAACTGGTCGAGCGTCTCGTTCGCGACGGCCGCCTCGGCAACAGCGCCATCACCCGCATGACCTTGCAGGACATCGTGGCGCCGGCCAAGCCCGACACGAGCATCGCGGTCGAGACCGTCGCCGGCGATTTTGCCGTCGCGGGCTTTGCCGAGAAGCTGGTCGCCGCGCGTCCCGACGTGATCTTCCATCTCGCCGCGATCGTCTCGGGCGAGGCCGAGTTCGATTTCGATAAGGGCTACCGCATCAATCTTGACGGCACGCGGATGCTGTTCGACGCGGTCAGGCTGATCGGCGACGGCTACAAGCCGCGGCTGGTCTTCACCTCCTCGATCGCGGTGTTCGGCGCGCCGTTCCCCGATGCCATCGGCGACGAGTTCGTCAATGCGCCGCTGCTCAGCTACGGCACCCAGAAGGCGATCGGCGAGCTGCTGCTGGCCGACTACAGCCGCCGCGGCTTCTTCGACGGCGTCGGCATCCGCCTGCCGACCATCTGCATCCGCCCCGGCGCCCCCAACAAGGCGGCCTCCGGCTTCTTCTCCAACATCCTGCGCGAGCCGCTGGCCGGCAAGGAGGCCGTGCTGCCGGTGTCCGAGGACGTCCGCCACTGGCACGCGACGCCGCGCTCGGCCGTCGGCTTCCTGCTGCACGCCGCGACCATGGACACGGGCAAGATCGGCCCGCGCCGCAACCTCACCATGCCCGGCCTGTCGGCGACCGTCGGCGAGCAGATCGCGGCGCTCAAGCGCGTCGCCGGCGACGCCGTCGCCGCCCGCATCCGCCGCGAGCCCGATCCGTTCATCGTCGGCATCGTCGCCGGCTGGCCGCGGAACTTCGAGGCCAAGCGGGCCCGCGAGCTCGGCTTCACCACCGAGGAAAAGACCTTCGACGACATCATCCGGATTCACATCGAGGACGAACTCGGTGGTAAGTTCGTGGCCTAA
- a CDS encoding acetyl-CoA acetyltransferase — protein MTASIVGWAHTPFGKFDAETVESLVVKVANEALADAGITAGDVDEIVLGHFNAGFSPQDFTASLVLQADPALRFKPATRVENACATGSAAVHQGIRAIAAGAAKIVLVVGVEQMTRTPSAEIGKNLLKASYLPEDGDTVGGFAGVFGKIAQGYFQKYGDQSDALALIAAKNHKNGVANPYAQMRKDFGFEFCRSESEKNPYVAGPLKRTDCSLVSDGAAALVLADSETAKSFAKAVNVRATAHAQDFLPMSKRDILAFEGCTVAWQRALEKAGVTLSDLSFVETHDCFTVAELIEYEAMGLTPKGQGARAIKEGWTLKDGKLPVNPSGGLKAKGHPIGATGVSMHVMTAMQLTGTAPEGMQLPNAKLGGIFNMGGAAVANYVSILEPAK, from the coding sequence ATGACAGCCAGCATCGTCGGATGGGCGCACACGCCGTTTGGGAAGTTCGACGCCGAGACCGTGGAAAGCCTTGTGGTCAAGGTCGCCAACGAAGCGCTCGCCGACGCCGGCATTACGGCCGGCGACGTTGATGAGATCGTGCTCGGCCATTTCAACGCCGGCTTCTCGCCGCAGGACTTCACCGCCTCGCTGGTGCTGCAGGCCGACCCCGCCTTGCGCTTCAAGCCGGCGACCCGGGTCGAGAACGCCTGCGCCACCGGCTCGGCCGCCGTGCATCAGGGTATCCGCGCCATCGCCGCCGGCGCCGCGAAAATCGTGCTCGTCGTCGGCGTCGAGCAGATGACGCGCACGCCTTCGGCCGAGATCGGCAAGAACCTGCTCAAGGCCTCCTATCTGCCGGAGGACGGCGACACGGTCGGCGGCTTCGCCGGTGTGTTCGGCAAGATCGCGCAGGGCTATTTCCAGAAGTATGGCGACCAGTCGGATGCGCTGGCGCTGATCGCGGCCAAGAACCACAAGAACGGCGTCGCCAATCCCTATGCGCAGATGCGCAAGGATTTCGGCTTCGAGTTCTGCCGCTCCGAGAGCGAGAAGAATCCTTACGTCGCCGGCCCCCTGAAGCGCACTGACTGCTCGCTGGTGTCGGACGGCGCCGCGGCGCTGGTGCTGGCCGACAGCGAGACCGCCAAGTCGTTCGCCAAGGCGGTGAACGTTCGCGCCACGGCGCATGCGCAGGATTTCCTGCCGATGTCCAAGCGCGACATCCTGGCCTTCGAAGGCTGCACCGTGGCCTGGCAGCGCGCGCTGGAGAAGGCCGGCGTCACCTTGTCCGATCTCTCCTTCGTCGAGACCCATGACTGCTTCACGGTCGCCGAATTGATCGAGTACGAGGCGATGGGCCTGACCCCGAAGGGGCAGGGCGCCCGCGCCATCAAGGAAGGCTGGACGCTCAAGGACGGCAAGCTGCCGGTCAATCCGTCCGGCGGCCTCAAGGCCAAGGGCCACCCGATCGGCGCCACCGGCGTCTCGATGCATGTGATGACGGCGATGCAGCTCACCGGCACCGCGCCCGAGGGCATGCAACTGCCCAACGCCAAGCTCGGCGGCATCTTTAACATGGGTGGCGCGGCTGTCGCCAACTACGTGTCGATCCTGGAGCCGGCGAAGTAG
- a CDS encoding catalase family protein: MSRDRQSDPYLRYDPSIEQALPDETEVTQAILESIARTNVASFKAHNHGIRQQHAKGQGYLKGELTVHDGLPDHLRQGLFATPGSYPIIVRLSTAFGDIRSDRIRVPRGMAIKVLGITGAKALPEDSSANQDFLLVNHKSYFSDARAYLTAQRSFELQPSTPDIALRAIGLISRGVVRLFAKPRGHALLMVARALGDDGNNILGERYYSQAALRFGDYVARLCANPVSPALRSLAGQPCHDGDHAVLDAVTAFFRANAAEYQICAQLGTDLARTPVEDASIDWPEDVAPAQALGSIRLPAQIADSPARRAYADDVLSFDPWRCLAAHRPLGSIMRVRRDAYRLSRTFRDEKNGQRLREPADISEFPD, encoded by the coding sequence ATGTCACGTGATCGTCAGTCCGATCCCTATCTTCGTTACGACCCCTCCATCGAACAGGCGCTGCCGGACGAGACGGAGGTGACGCAGGCGATCCTGGAGTCGATCGCGCGGACCAACGTCGCAAGCTTCAAAGCTCACAACCATGGCATCCGCCAGCAACACGCCAAAGGACAGGGCTATCTGAAAGGCGAGCTGACCGTCCATGACGGCCTGCCGGACCATCTCCGGCAGGGCCTGTTCGCCACTCCCGGCAGCTATCCGATCATCGTCCGGCTCTCCACCGCCTTTGGCGACATTCGCAGCGACCGCATCCGCGTGCCGCGCGGCATGGCCATCAAGGTTCTCGGCATCACTGGCGCGAAGGCGCTGCCCGAGGACAGTTCGGCCAACCAGGACTTCCTCCTCGTCAATCACAAGAGCTATTTCTCCGATGCACGCGCCTATCTGACGGCGCAGCGCAGCTTCGAGCTGCAGCCGAGCACGCCGGACATCGCGCTCCGCGCGATCGGTCTGATCTCTCGCGGCGTGGTGCGGCTGTTTGCCAAGCCTCGCGGCCATGCGCTCCTGATGGTCGCCAGGGCGCTCGGCGACGACGGCAACAACATCCTCGGCGAGCGATATTATTCCCAGGCGGCACTCAGGTTCGGCGACTACGTCGCAAGACTCTGCGCCAATCCGGTCTCTCCTGCACTCCGCAGCCTGGCAGGTCAGCCGTGCCATGACGGCGACCATGCCGTGTTGGACGCGGTGACCGCATTCTTCAGGGCGAATGCGGCGGAGTATCAGATCTGCGCGCAACTCGGCACCGATCTGGCACGGACGCCGGTCGAGGACGCGTCGATCGACTGGCCGGAAGACGTCGCGCCGGCGCAGGCGCTCGGCAGCATTCGGCTGCCAGCCCAGATTGCCGACAGCCCGGCACGCCGAGCCTATGCCGATGACGTGCTGTCGTTCGACCCGTGGCGCTGTCTGGCCGCGCATCGCCCGCTCGGCTCGATCATGCGCGTGCGGCGAGACGCCTATCGGCTGTCGCGCACGTTCCGCGACGAGAAGAACGGCCAGCGCCTGCGCGAGCCCGCCGACATCTCCGAGTTTCCGGATTGA
- a CDS encoding ATP-binding protein yields the protein MKARQLTFGEFRLDRANALLWRGTDRVLLAPKPFEVLCHLVEHAGELVTKDHLLDAVWAGLHVSESSLSVAMNTLRAALSDDRQTPHYIETVPRRGYRFIAPVGVAETVAAEAATLAADSAVPDDTPERRRVWRVGRAPALDGIDRALQKAVAGQRQIVFITGEAGIGKTTLVQMALERMQQSRLAVLHCACNELFGTREALLPLIEALHERCRGPDGADLLKSLRQLAPTWLAQMPGILGEDDRAGVQQEIFGATRERMLLEFADLMESLSTQRPWTIILEDLHWSDFATVDVLSRLARRDRRAAILVLATYRPMEVAVAGHPIRSVHEDLQIHGQSTEIALDRLSQAETERYLLMRFDSPALARELSERIFARTAGQPLFVVSLVDHLVAEGAIIETAGQWRLGSVEAMSRESLPRDLEGMILRQIDHLGTEERGLLEVASAAGAEFSALHVAGAQERTVLEVEQLCEDLVKAGRVIAGAGMAEWPNGAVSGRYTFQHALYQEILYQRLAPARRMNTHARLGASLERGYDAKAQEVAAALALHFELGRDFVKAIHYLAAAAESSARRFSSRDAATYLTRALGLVPLLPESAQVGARLKLLLQRAWAWRAGGDFVRSIADLQAVVAHAAENGLLREEVNALVDLSRFCLYVDRRQCLPYADQALAKSQAIDDPTFRALVQGNAANLRLMLCGWDKNDAEFCRRAAASMAGATDLSMRLRRCALNMVLEYLESNYQACCTATAEGKELTRVVGDVYLYVLYNTVEAFALLYSGQWGRLRSSVAAALAMSERNVNPQASALSQVTIGWLQAEAQDFESAARSGQNALDAQVEANPFTFFVGRTLLARAHTGLGDLASARQHLDAIERRMVLAHAPMESLVVPQYLLCLCDYAIAAGDLEQARNSATRLREATRAAPDRPFLALAHWALARISSRTGDTKAARHHLAQAHAIIRRAQLPLAAWRVYDAIADFYAGVGEAAKADRWRQRSNSVTFALAASLAPDDPLRSAPLLAGRGPVQMS from the coding sequence GTGAAAGCAAGGCAGCTCACCTTCGGCGAATTCAGGCTCGATCGGGCCAATGCCCTGCTGTGGCGGGGAACTGATCGCGTCTTGCTCGCGCCGAAGCCGTTCGAGGTGCTCTGCCATCTCGTCGAACACGCCGGCGAGCTCGTCACGAAAGACCATCTGCTCGACGCGGTGTGGGCCGGTCTGCATGTCAGCGAGTCCAGCCTCTCCGTGGCGATGAACACGCTCCGCGCCGCGCTCAGTGATGACCGGCAGACACCGCACTACATCGAGACCGTGCCCCGCCGCGGATACCGCTTCATAGCGCCGGTCGGTGTGGCCGAAACGGTGGCCGCCGAAGCGGCGACACTCGCCGCGGATTCAGCCGTGCCGGACGACACCCCGGAGCGGCGTCGCGTCTGGCGCGTCGGGCGCGCGCCAGCGCTCGATGGGATCGACCGCGCGCTGCAGAAAGCGGTGGCCGGCCAGCGCCAGATCGTCTTCATCACCGGCGAGGCCGGAATCGGCAAGACCACGCTGGTGCAGATGGCCCTCGAGCGCATGCAGCAAAGCCGCCTTGCCGTGCTGCACTGTGCCTGCAACGAGCTATTCGGAACCCGCGAGGCGCTGCTGCCGCTGATCGAAGCGCTGCACGAGCGATGCCGCGGGCCCGACGGCGCGGATCTGCTCAAGTCGCTCCGGCAGTTGGCGCCGACCTGGCTGGCGCAGATGCCCGGCATTCTCGGCGAAGACGACCGCGCCGGCGTTCAACAGGAGATCTTCGGCGCGACGCGGGAGCGCATGCTGCTCGAATTCGCCGATCTGATGGAGAGCCTCAGCACCCAGCGGCCCTGGACCATCATTCTGGAGGACCTGCACTGGAGCGATTTTGCGACCGTGGACGTTCTGTCACGACTGGCGCGGCGCGATCGCCGGGCCGCCATCCTGGTGCTCGCCACCTACCGGCCCATGGAGGTCGCGGTCGCAGGCCATCCGATCCGCTCCGTGCACGAGGATCTGCAGATCCACGGCCAGAGCACCGAGATCGCCCTCGACCGGCTGTCGCAGGCGGAAACCGAACGCTATCTGCTGATGCGCTTCGATTCACCTGCACTCGCGCGGGAGCTCTCGGAGCGGATCTTCGCGCGCACGGCCGGACAACCGCTGTTCGTGGTCTCGCTGGTTGATCACCTTGTCGCCGAGGGTGCGATCATCGAGACCGCCGGACAGTGGCGGCTGGGCAGCGTCGAGGCGATGTCACGCGAGAGCCTGCCGCGCGACCTCGAAGGCATGATCCTCCGACAGATCGATCACCTCGGCACCGAGGAGCGCGGCCTGCTCGAAGTCGCGAGCGCGGCCGGCGCCGAGTTCTCCGCGCTTCACGTCGCGGGCGCGCAGGAGCGCACCGTGCTCGAGGTCGAGCAGCTATGCGAAGATCTGGTGAAAGCCGGCCGCGTCATCGCCGGCGCCGGCATGGCGGAATGGCCGAATGGCGCGGTGTCCGGCCGCTACACGTTCCAGCACGCGCTGTATCAGGAGATCCTCTACCAGCGGCTTGCACCGGCCCGCCGCATGAACACGCATGCGCGGCTCGGCGCCAGCCTCGAACGCGGCTACGACGCCAAGGCTCAAGAGGTGGCCGCGGCGCTCGCCTTGCATTTCGAGCTCGGTCGCGACTTCGTAAAGGCGATCCACTATCTCGCGGCGGCCGCCGAAAGCTCGGCGCGCCGGTTCAGCAGCCGTGACGCGGCAACCTATCTGACCCGGGCGCTCGGTCTCGTGCCGCTGCTGCCGGAGAGCGCTCAGGTCGGCGCACGCCTGAAGCTGCTGCTGCAGCGGGCCTGGGCCTGGCGTGCCGGCGGCGACTTCGTCCGTTCGATCGCAGATCTCCAAGCCGTGGTGGCCCATGCGGCGGAGAACGGGCTGCTGCGCGAGGAGGTCAACGCGCTGGTCGATCTCAGCCGGTTCTGTCTCTACGTCGACCGCCGGCAATGCCTGCCATACGCCGACCAGGCGCTGGCCAAGAGCCAGGCCATCGACGATCCCACGTTTCGCGCCCTGGTCCAGGGCAACGCCGCCAATCTCCGGCTGATGCTGTGCGGCTGGGACAAGAACGATGCCGAATTCTGCCGCCGGGCCGCGGCATCGATGGCCGGCGCCACCGACCTCAGCATGCGCCTGCGGCGCTGCGCCTTGAACATGGTGCTCGAGTATCTGGAATCGAACTACCAGGCCTGCTGCACTGCGACGGCCGAAGGCAAGGAGTTGACCCGTGTCGTCGGCGACGTCTATCTGTACGTTCTGTACAACACCGTCGAAGCTTTCGCCCTGCTCTATTCCGGCCAATGGGGCAGACTGCGCAGCAGCGTCGCCGCCGCGCTAGCGATGTCCGAGCGGAACGTGAACCCGCAGGCGAGCGCTCTGAGCCAGGTCACGATCGGCTGGCTGCAGGCGGAAGCACAGGATTTCGAAAGCGCTGCGCGCTCCGGGCAGAACGCGCTCGACGCCCAGGTCGAGGCAAACCCCTTCACCTTCTTCGTCGGCAGGACCCTTCTGGCAAGGGCCCATACCGGGCTGGGCGATCTCGCCTCGGCTCGCCAACATCTGGACGCGATCGAACGGCGCATGGTGCTAGCGCATGCGCCGATGGAGTCGCTCGTTGTTCCGCAATATCTGCTGTGCCTTTGCGACTACGCGATCGCGGCCGGAGATCTCGAACAGGCGCGCAACTCGGCCACCCGGCTCCGCGAGGCGACCCGCGCCGCCCCCGATCGGCCCTTTCTTGCGCTCGCCCATTGGGCGCTGGCCAGGATCTCATCGCGGACGGGCGACACCAAGGCTGCCAGGCACCATCTCGCCCAGGCTCACGCGATCATCCGCCGCGCGCAGTTGCCGCTTGCCGCCTGGCGCGTCTACGACGCCATCGCAGACTTCTATGCAGGCGTCGGCGAGGCTGCGAAGGCGGACCGATGGCGCCAGCGCTCGAACTCCGTCACTTTCGCCTTGGCGGCCTCGCTCGCGCCCGACGATCCCTTGCGATCCGCGCCGCTGCTGGCCGGCCGCGGCCCGGTGCAGATGTCCTGA